The nucleotide sequence TGGCGAAGGCGGTGAAGGCGCAAGTACGGGTAGTCCAAATGTGGATTACATAACATCCTTGGGATTAATGAAAGGACATCTGATAGCCGCAGGAGAATTGCTTGAAAAAGGCAAATATGAACAAGCCGTTCCTCACATTGGTCATCCTGTAGAGGAATTATACGGAGGAATAGAACCCCAACTACAAGAGCGTAAAGTCCCCGAGTTTAAATCTACCCTAAATCAACTCAATGACTTGATCAAATCGGCTCCCAAAGACCCCAAAGTTAAACAACTGTACCAAGAAGCCTCTCAAAAGATCGACCAAGCGATGGCGGCTATACCCGAAAAAGAACGTCAGTCTTCAGAATTTGGACTACAAGTGATCAACCAAATGCTCAGAACGGCGGCCGAAGAATATCAAGCCGCGATCGCAGATGGCAAAATTGTAGAAATCGTAGAATATCAGGATTCAATGGGCTTTGTGGCCTATGCTCAAACCCTCTATAAAGATATATCGCAAGATATCCAACAAAAAAGCCCAGAAGAAGCCAAAAAAATAGCGGCTAAATTAGATGAACTCGAGAAAACTTGGCCATCGGTTGAGCCACCTAACAAACCTGTAAAAACCACTGAAGAAGTTTATGGGTTAGTAGGGCAAATTGAATTAGCATCTTCAAGCATGACCGGGCAAAAATGATTTTTACCATTCCCGATCTGTTGACAGCATCCGAACTAGAGGAAATTCGCTCTATCCTCGAAGGAGCAGAATTTGCTGATGGGAAACTAACCGCCGGTTGGCACGCTCAGTTAGTAAAAGATAATCAACAATTAAAATCCGGCCAAATTCAAACTCAATTAACACAGAAGGTAAAAGAGGCACTGAACCGAAACGCCCTATTTCAGACAGCCGTGCGTCCGAGAATGATTCATTCCCTACTATTTAGCCGCTATGATGTGGGAATGTCCTACGGAACTCATACTGATAATGCTTTGATGGGATCAGGTTTTTGGCGTTCTGATGTGTCTTTTACCATCTTTTTTAATCCTCCCTCAGACTATGAAGGAGGAGAATTAGTCATTGAATCGGCTGATGATGAAAAAGCCTATAAATTACAAAGCGGCGCGGCTTTAATTTATCCTTCCTCAACCCTCCATCGAGTTGACCCGGTGACAAAAGGCACTCGACTGGTGGGAGTCGGTTGGGTACAAAGTTTAATTCGCTCTGAAAGTGAGCGAGAAATTTTATTTGATCTAGAGAC is from Gloeothece verrucosa PCC 7822 and encodes:
- a CDS encoding Fe2+-dependent dioxygenase encodes the protein MIFTIPDLLTASELEEIRSILEGAEFADGKLTAGWHAQLVKDNQQLKSGQIQTQLTQKVKEALNRNALFQTAVRPRMIHSLLFSRYDVGMSYGTHTDNALMGSGFWRSDVSFTIFFNPPSDYEGGELVIESADDEKAYKLQSGAALIYPSSTLHRVDPVTKGTRLVGVGWVQSLIRSESEREILFDLETARRSMFSQQGKTVEFDLVSKTIANLLRKWAE